One window from the genome of Micromonospora aurantiaca ATCC 27029 encodes:
- a CDS encoding ABC transporter permease yields MARFVLRRVLQSAVVLLGVTLVVFLLLQLVPGDPVRVALGTRFDPQTYEALRERAGLDQPLPVQYASYLGHALTGDLGVSFRTGQPVSQIVLERLPATLSLAVTAVVFALLVAFPLGIVAAVRSGSAVDHAARVFSQFGVSVPDFWMGIMGILLFAGVLGWLPPSGYVALTDDPGRWATHVALPAVTVGLVTASILTRFIRSSVLEVLSADYVRTAEAKGLRNRVVIVRHVLRNALIPVVTVVAVQLASLLGGVIVIEVLFAWPGIGRLTFDAVQARDYPVLQGAVLLVAALFLLVNLLVDILYARLDPRITVK; encoded by the coding sequence ATGGCCCGCTTCGTCCTGCGGCGGGTACTCCAGTCGGCGGTCGTCCTGCTCGGCGTGACGCTCGTGGTGTTCCTGCTGCTGCAACTGGTGCCGGGCGACCCGGTCCGGGTGGCGCTCGGCACCCGGTTCGACCCGCAGACGTACGAGGCGCTGCGCGAACGCGCCGGCCTCGACCAGCCGCTACCGGTGCAGTACGCCAGCTACCTGGGGCACGCGCTCACCGGCGACCTGGGGGTCAGCTTCCGCACCGGCCAGCCGGTGAGCCAGATCGTGCTGGAACGGCTGCCCGCCACGCTGTCGCTCGCCGTCACCGCCGTGGTGTTCGCGCTGCTCGTCGCGTTCCCGCTGGGCATCGTCGCGGCGGTACGCAGCGGCTCCGCCGTCGACCACGCCGCCCGCGTGTTCAGCCAGTTCGGCGTCTCCGTGCCGGACTTCTGGATGGGCATCATGGGCATCCTGCTGTTCGCCGGGGTGCTCGGCTGGCTGCCCCCGTCCGGTTACGTGGCGCTGACCGACGACCCCGGCAGGTGGGCCACCCACGTGGCGCTGCCGGCGGTGACCGTCGGCCTGGTCACCGCGTCGATCCTGACCCGGTTCATCCGCTCCTCCGTGCTGGAGGTGCTCTCCGCCGACTACGTGCGGACCGCCGAGGCGAAAGGGCTGCGCAACCGGGTGGTGATCGTGCGGCACGTGCTGCGCAACGCGCTCATCCCGGTGGTCACTGTGGTCGCGGTGCAGCTCGCCAGCCTGCTCGGCGGCGTCATCGTGATCGAGGTGCTGTTCGCCTGGCCCGGCATCGGCCGGCTCACCTTCGACGCCGTGCAGGCCCGTGACTATCCCGTCCTGCAGGGCGCGGTGCTGCTGGTGGCAGCCCTGTTCCTGCTGGTCAACCTGCTGGTGGACATCCTCTACGCCCGCCTCGACCCGAGGATCACGGTCAAGTGA
- a CDS encoding ABC transporter ATP-binding protein, which produces MTDSTVLSVDDLTVTVGTRRGPVRAVAGVSWQVRQGETFALVGESGSGKSMTLLAATGLAPRAATVTGRVRLLDTELTALPDDRRRKVRGRHVGFVFQDPMTSLNPVLPVGRQVTEAAEEHLGLTRRAARDRAVELLELVGIPSAARRVDAYPHQFSGGMRQRVAIAMALACEPDLLIADEPTTALDVTTQAQIIELVADLQARLGTAVVWVTHDLGVVAGIADTVAVMYGGRIVEQGPVDAVFDTPTHPYTRALLAARPDPSRRGEDLVAIPGSPPSPLDLPPGCAFWPRCPVRADPRCEHELPPLTPVGDGHTVRTFYRGEAG; this is translated from the coding sequence ATGACCGACTCGACGGTGCTGTCAGTGGACGACCTCACCGTCACCGTCGGCACCCGCCGCGGCCCGGTCCGTGCCGTCGCCGGGGTGTCCTGGCAGGTGCGGCAGGGGGAGACGTTCGCGCTGGTCGGCGAGTCCGGCAGCGGCAAGAGCATGACCCTGCTCGCCGCCACCGGCCTCGCCCCGCGCGCCGCCACAGTCACCGGCCGGGTCCGGCTGCTCGACACGGAGCTGACCGCGCTGCCCGACGACCGCCGCCGCAAGGTACGCGGCCGGCACGTCGGGTTCGTCTTCCAGGACCCGATGACCTCGCTCAACCCGGTGCTGCCGGTGGGCCGGCAGGTCACCGAGGCGGCCGAGGAGCACCTGGGGCTGACCCGCCGCGCCGCCCGCGACCGGGCGGTGGAGCTGCTGGAACTGGTGGGCATCCCGTCGGCCGCGCGGCGCGTCGACGCGTACCCGCACCAGTTCTCCGGCGGCATGCGCCAGCGCGTCGCCATCGCCATGGCGCTCGCCTGCGAGCCGGACCTGCTGATCGCCGACGAGCCGACCACCGCGCTCGACGTCACCACGCAGGCGCAGATCATCGAACTGGTCGCCGACCTCCAGGCACGGCTGGGCACCGCCGTCGTCTGGGTCACCCACGACCTGGGCGTGGTGGCAGGCATCGCGGACACCGTGGCGGTCATGTACGGCGGGCGGATCGTCGAGCAGGGCCCCGTCGACGCGGTGTTCGACACGCCCACCCATCCGTACACCCGGGCGCTGCTGGCGGCCCGGCCGGACCCGTCACGCCGCGGCGAGGACCTGGTCGCCATCCCCGGTTCGCCGCCGAGTCCGCTGGACCTGCCGCCCGGCTGCGCGTTCTGGCCGCGCTGCCCGGTACGCGCCGATCCCCGCTGCGAGCACGAGCTGCCCCCGCTGACGCCGGTCGGCGACGGGCACACGGTCCGCACCTTCTACCGTGGAGAGGCCGGATGA
- a CDS encoding ABC transporter substrate-binding protein: MSRKKLGVLGAALTLTVAVLSGCTGGEAVDVGGGGNAGGAGGVLNAAIGGEPDQLDPHKTSAYYSFQVLENVYDTLVEPDADLKMVPSLATKWTTSDDQLTWTFTLREGVTFSDGSPLTSEDVVYSYERIIKEKLNNAYKFATVKSVTGPDPATVVVTLSAPTPNLLANLGGFKGVAIVEKSNVESGAVKTAPVGSGPFKVAGYTSGDSVKLVRNDSYWGDKPKLDGVTFTFVKDPTVALQNLRSGQVQWTDNLPPQQVKSLQDGDDPVVKSAASTDYWYVALNEARKPFDNPEVRRAIGYALDREAITKAAKFGLATVNQTAIPKASAFYYDYAPYSHDPGKAKQMLGQAGVSNLTMDLMVTSEYPETVTAAQVIAAQLKDVGITVKIRTLDFAQWLDEQAKGNFDGFMLGWLGNIDPDEFYYAQHHSGGTFNFHKYKNPAVDKLLDDARTQTDQGARKQAYEQAAKQIVDDASYLYLYNPDVVQGWSKKVSGYDVRTDRAIRFRSVALAK; this comes from the coding sequence GTGTCCAGGAAAAAGCTCGGTGTGCTCGGTGCCGCACTCACACTGACCGTCGCCGTCCTGTCCGGATGCACCGGCGGCGAGGCGGTCGACGTCGGCGGCGGGGGGAACGCCGGCGGCGCAGGTGGTGTCCTCAACGCCGCGATCGGCGGCGAGCCGGACCAGCTCGACCCGCACAAGACCTCGGCGTACTACAGCTTCCAGGTGCTGGAGAACGTCTACGACACGCTCGTCGAGCCGGACGCCGACCTGAAGATGGTGCCGTCGCTGGCGACGAAGTGGACCACCAGCGACGACCAGCTCACCTGGACGTTCACGCTGCGCGAGGGCGTCACGTTCTCCGACGGGTCGCCGCTGACCTCCGAGGACGTCGTCTACTCGTACGAGCGGATCATCAAGGAGAAGCTGAACAACGCGTACAAGTTCGCCACCGTCAAGTCGGTCACCGGGCCCGACCCGGCCACAGTGGTGGTGACGCTCAGCGCGCCCACGCCGAACCTGCTCGCCAACCTGGGCGGCTTCAAGGGCGTGGCGATCGTGGAGAAGTCCAACGTCGAGTCCGGCGCGGTGAAGACCGCGCCAGTCGGCAGCGGCCCGTTCAAGGTGGCCGGCTACACCTCCGGCGACAGCGTCAAGCTGGTCCGCAACGACTCGTACTGGGGCGATAAGCCGAAGCTGGACGGCGTCACGTTCACCTTCGTCAAGGACCCGACGGTGGCGCTGCAGAACCTGCGCAGCGGCCAGGTCCAGTGGACCGACAACCTGCCGCCCCAGCAGGTGAAGTCGTTGCAGGACGGCGACGACCCGGTGGTGAAGTCGGCGGCCTCCACCGACTACTGGTACGTGGCGCTCAACGAGGCCCGCAAGCCGTTCGACAACCCCGAGGTGCGGCGCGCCATCGGCTACGCGCTGGACCGCGAGGCGATCACCAAGGCGGCCAAGTTCGGCCTGGCCACCGTCAACCAGACCGCCATCCCGAAGGCCAGCGCGTTCTACTACGACTACGCGCCCTACAGCCACGACCCGGGCAAGGCGAAGCAGATGCTCGGCCAGGCCGGCGTGAGCAACCTGACCATGGACCTGATGGTCACCAGCGAGTACCCGGAGACGGTCACCGCCGCGCAGGTCATCGCCGCGCAGCTCAAGGACGTCGGCATCACCGTCAAGATCCGTACGCTGGACTTCGCCCAGTGGCTCGACGAGCAGGCCAAGGGCAACTTCGACGGGTTCATGCTGGGCTGGCTCGGCAACATCGACCCGGACGAGTTCTACTACGCCCAGCACCACAGCGGCGGCACGTTCAACTTCCACAAGTACAAGAACCCGGCGGTCGACAAGCTGCTCGACGACGCCCGTACCCAGACCGACCAGGGCGCCCGCAAGCAGGCGTACGAGCAGGCGGCGAAGCAGATCGTCGACGACGCCAGCTACCTCTACCTCTACAACCCGGACGTGGTGCAGGGCTGGTCGAAGAAGGTCTCCGGCTACGACGTGCGCACCGACCGGGCGATCCGGTTCCGGTCGGTCGCCCTGGCGAAGTGA
- a CDS encoding ABC transporter permease: protein MSTTTESTGRRVLDALRRDPLAVGGTIVLVLLVVVGVAGPWLAPAGVNDVDVDQMLRPPSGAHPFGTDELGRDVLSRVLVAARVSLQVGAVSVGIALVAGVTLGLFAGYYRGWLDSVLMRCMDVLFAFPVLLLAVAIVAVLGPGLLTAMVAIGVVYTPIFARITRAGVLSVREQVFVRAAVSIGASDLRIMRRHVLPNIAAPLIVQTSLSLAFAILSEAALSFLGLGIQPPAPAWGRMLFDGRGFVTDAWWLGVFPGAAIFLTVLAFNLVGDALRDVLDPRQLTLGEARRSTP, encoded by the coding sequence GTGAGCACCACGACCGAGAGCACCGGACGCCGCGTCCTCGACGCGCTGCGCCGCGACCCGCTCGCCGTCGGCGGCACGATCGTGCTCGTACTGCTGGTGGTGGTCGGTGTGGCCGGGCCGTGGCTGGCCCCGGCCGGCGTCAACGACGTCGACGTGGACCAGATGCTGCGCCCACCCAGCGGCGCGCATCCGTTCGGCACCGACGAGCTGGGCCGCGACGTGCTCAGCCGGGTGCTCGTCGCGGCCCGCGTGTCACTGCAGGTCGGCGCGGTCAGCGTCGGCATCGCGCTGGTCGCCGGCGTGACGCTCGGACTGTTCGCCGGCTACTACCGGGGCTGGCTGGACAGCGTGCTCATGCGCTGCATGGACGTGCTGTTCGCGTTCCCGGTGCTGCTGCTGGCGGTCGCCATCGTGGCGGTGCTCGGCCCCGGCCTGCTCACCGCCATGGTCGCCATCGGCGTGGTCTACACGCCCATCTTCGCCCGGATCACCCGCGCCGGCGTCCTGTCCGTACGCGAGCAGGTGTTCGTCCGGGCCGCCGTCTCCATCGGCGCGTCCGACCTGCGCATCATGCGCCGGCACGTGCTGCCGAACATCGCCGCGCCGCTGATCGTGCAGACGTCGCTGTCGCTGGCGTTCGCGATCCTCTCCGAGGCCGCGCTGTCCTTCCTCGGCCTCGGCATCCAGCCGCCCGCGCCGGCCTGGGGCCGGATGCTGTTCGACGGGCGCGGCTTCGTCACCGACGCGTGGTGGCTGGGCGTGTTCCCGGGCGCGGCGATCTTCCTCACCGTACTGGCGTTCAACCTGGTCGGCGACGCGCTGCGCGACGTGCTCGACCCGCGCCAGCTCACTCTGGGCGAGGCCCGCAGGAGCACCCCATGA